CCTACAAGCCTCGATGATATAACCAACCCAACCCCTTAACAAGAAAACCTCAAGCTTAATCGTTTTTGTCTGaactcaatctcaacttaaTATCGCCTTTAAATCATAAAGTTAAAAAATCACATCGACAAGCCAGTGGTGAAACACATGCAACAAGAACCTAGCGCACATATTTATGCCACTCAAGCCATGATTTTTAACAGAAACATAAAGGACGCCAAAAAAAAGAATATAAGATACAAACTGAGAGTTAATTTGAGCATCTGAATGTAACCTGGATTCCATAGAGAGAGATGACACCAATTCCTAGCCAAGAGTGTAAACTATATAAATTTGCAATGTTGCTTTCATTGTGGAACTTGAATGCGGTGTATATTCCAATGATACCGAGTACAAGAGCAACAGCATGAAGAACTAGATGTATTAGTTTCTTTTCTGGCTTCTTCAGAGGCAGACATTTGTAACTCATAATGGCTGTAATTAAAAAGAATGGAGAAATTTAAGAAATTCTATAAAGTTTAAGTTCAATATGAGCTTTTACTACCTTGGCCACCGATTATGATCAACCCAATGAGCATCAATACAGGATGAAGCTGGAGCCAAAAGAAGAAaataagatgtgagactcaccACAACCATCTTAATAGtcaagttattttaaaaaatcttaAATCGAGACtgttcttgtttaagattttctTTTCCTGCCACAAATATCAACCTAAATTGAAGCATTGCAGTCCCTTAATCAGCTGATAACCATTATATTCTTACAACTCTACAAGTTCTTAACTGATCCTAAATTGCAAGAGTTTATCTTTTGAAATTCATGATTCATCTTTATTACTCGACTAACCCCGCCGCTTACAATGTAACTAAAATTTAATATGTTTACTCTGATTCAACCAATTATATATACGCTGCAACACTAAGCCTTGTCGATACATTTTAAAATCTCATGGAGAAGGTTAAAAACCATGAATATCTCTACATATATGTTAAGAGAGAACATCATTTACTCCTTCATTCGGGTATTCAAATATGTAGTTCAATAATTGTAAAGGGTAATTTTAGAAATCAAATGCTTTAATGAGATCCTAAAGTTGGGTTCTTATCCTCAGTGTCTCCGAACATATGGGGTTCAGCaggtgaaatttttttttttgaaacaatGGTGGCCATTGGATTTATACCCTCAGGTAGGTTGAAATAAACTGTAGGATGTCACGTACTTATTTGATATTTAATAAAGGAAAACTCTTAATAAAAGATAAATTCAAGGCTTCAAATATAGACTTGCAAAAACAATTGCAAGCTCAAAAAAAGTAAGTGAGCGCAAACGGAAAATTTCAATTATCATTAAAGTACCAAATTCATCAGTTGAAAGAAAATGTAGATTTTTCAAGTTTAATGGGGGAACTACATTTTTACTCCATTTTACacattaatattttcttttcataaaattattcaaataatttttttgacatAATAACTTAAAAAACAAATATAGAATTTGATAGATTACGCAAATATAACTCGTGCATCTTATCAATTAGTGCTTAAGAATGATACTGGGGATTCAGGCCATTTTGCTTTGTGcagaaaattgaattaaatgataTACTCTGGTGCTTTTGATTAAAGATGGACTATATAAGTACTGCTATTGAGATTTACATGATCCAAGAATAACCAAATACAATCGATATATAAAACCGTGAATAGCATATAAATAGCGACCAGAGCAAAAATGAAGAACCTGACAGCCAAGTTTGGTCCCAAAGTTGCAAAATGTTTCAGAATAACTACAAACTCCCAATCACTTTTTCACTATCCAACCTAATAGTACACGGGCAACGGGGGCCACATGTTCATCATCTCTAGAAGCAGCGGAAATCTTAAGTGCTACCTAACTTCTCTTAATGTAATTAATATCGGACAAAAAGCACTGCCAGTATTATATATCATGGTTTAGATTGGAAGAGATTCAAGCATAAAAGAGTGACAACAGTTTCACAACCTTCACTTGAACTTGTACTGTTACACATACTAAATGGAAGAAGTATGTTCTAGCGGCAGATGAAAAACAGGGCCAGTAGGAGCAGTCCCCctactttttttttcaaattttccgTAACACCAGAATACTTTTATCATGTAATTAGAGTTTCTCCCCATCTAAAATTTTGTCAAATTAGTTTCAATCCCTCCTAAATAAGAACCCTGACTCCACTATCATTCTATGTTGCATCAAGAGTTCTGTTCACGATTCCCAAATCACCATTTTACCCCTTAGGCAGTTGGATCGAAGGAATTGACATAAAGGATTTCAAGtccattgatttcaaattcctCGACTTGTTTGGATGAACAAAATACAAGTGAATTTCAAATCCACTTTACTTCAAGTTATTTTTTATTCAAGGATAAATGTGGTGGATTTCAAATGAAAGTCACCCAAATCACATCCATCAATCCAAATGCAACCCAGAGAGACAAATTTTTTTAGTGATATTTCACAATGATTGATCCAGAGGTCATACAATTGTACTAAGAACAACACAGCTCACCATGGACCTGTACGTACAGGTCCGATGTGGTTGGGCATCCCAATAATGGATATCATTTGAATATATATTAATGAATTGAGCTGAAAGTCCTCCGGTGAAACCTTATTTTTTATGCCAAAATCAGTTACACGGGTCAACAGCATCTCACAAATTACTGGACTCCCTAAAAATATGTCATTTTTTCATCTTTCAAACAAAAAATCAACTTGCGAATTATCTTCCGCTTAATAAATAGATTACTACTTCAGCTCATTTCCCTGGAAGACaacaattgaatcaagaacaaAAACTTCTATGACATCAGACAACTGTCAAAATCTAGCTTCTTGCAGCCCATATCCCAGTAATCACAGCGCAAAAACTTAAAAAGAAGTTCAGAAAACCCAAAAACAAACAAAGAATCAAGAGCCTAAGAGAAGCTTCGACTGGACCATGGAATCCAATTCCACTCGCCACCCACAAATTTATCACATCAAATAACACGAAACAAACCCCAAAAGCTTCCAAAGAAAAGGGAGAAAAATACATGAactggaaaaaaaaaaggaaatctTACATTGAATATGAGATTCTTGTTCGTAGCTTCCCAAGCCAAACCACCCCTAAAGCTTATGCACCAGACTAACACCAATATAGCACCAACTACACCCAGAACATGCGCCACATAAGAAACGTGCACAGCCTTCACCCCTATCGCCATTTATTTTTTCTGTTTCTCCCACTCCTCTTCCAAGTTTTCCTCTATGGGTTCGCTCAGTCAAGATGTAATCCGCCAAATACTAGAAAACAGAACGATTTTCCTTATAATTGCCAACTGTGGTTCTATCCTTTTTGTTCTTATACATATATCACTCACTGGTCGTGTGGTGTCGCCACGACTCTGGACCATACTTTGGGTCATTGAAGGCTGCTAGCTACCTCCACGTGCTCAACTACCAGGCCACACgactttctttttctttctttttttcggGAAATTTGGGTTCAGTAGTCAGTCGTCATTtctttttgtgttcagtccctaagtacttttttagtaccacatttccacatgaagtataCCACAtttcacatgaagtgtaccacattttgtatgacatagtaccacaattttgtgggtaagGAGTGAagccaaaaaaaatttttgattggggatttttcaataacttccccttcttttaaaaaaaaaaaaaagaaattataattttaatatttataaaaaaagatttaaattttattataacaTGCAATGCATTTTTGGGTTTTTACAATAAATTCAAGAGTtggtacaaatttttttttcaaagggTTGGTATGTTTAATAGAGaatacattttaaattttatataatttcatttttaaaaaaaaaattgagttcaTTCAAAATATCACAATTGCATGCATTTGTTAAAAAATGGcagacaatttttttttataagcaaGTAGATAGTTTTAGAAAGTAATAAGTGATTGGAATTTTATCGTttgttaataaattaaatattttttttgcatCGTCTCAATGTTCGATTCAAATTATtatcacatttttttttatcattctaCACTAATTTTCGAAAGGAGAtacattttgtttttcaaaaatgaTTTAGGGATATTATTTCATTACTAATCATGAAAATTGACGTGTACAAAATATGTTGATTTATATAACATATGTATAATGATAGTTTAATAGTCAGTAAGAAAATTCGGACATAAAAATAACTAACAATACAAGGTTATTAAAATATCGTTTCTTAAACATTGACACaaataatattgaaaattcGATTAGATTCAACTTTTTCAATCCGAACTTTTTCGATTTCTCGAGTTTAAGAttaaatttatgttatgagaaACTATTATATGTTTCTTTTTCGATGAACCCAAATATTCGGACTTTACCGATTAATCTTGGagaatgacaatgttttccatggGATGGTCCCTTGAGTAAATTCGGATGCGGCCATAATTTACGCATAGGAATGACCTCTTATCaagataataataaattattataacaattatttaattatgtttttttaattttatttgtatttttgttaataaaaaaatcaccgtaaaataaatttgacaaaaacttatgtgaaaaggtctcacgggtcgtattttatgagacagatctcttatttgggtcatctataaaaaaaattattttttatactaagaatactactttttattatgaatatcgataaggATGATCcgtatcacagataaagattcgagaGACCATCTTCTAACAGACATACTCAAATTATTTCACGTGCGTACGCATTAAAGCTTGTCCAATTTCCCTGGCCGCCGGGGTAGATGTATTCACTTGCATATGTGAACTAAACAAGCAAAAGATAAATCGTTTATTTACATAAAATGTtttgtaataatatttttaaatataaaaatttcgcCCCTCAGTAAGTTCATATTAACTTGAATCCGAAATCTCCTTGGACTGCTATTACACAACATGCAATAATTAATTGAGCGAGAAAAGACACAAACTACTATtatcatatatttttaatttttttatcatatagttttaaaaaataaaaattagtaatataattataatttcttataattatattttgatcatcatttaaattataaaaaatattatacaagcaCACCACGCGTGCGTCAGTGTACTTGTATTAATAATGTATATGGTCAAGAAACAAGGTTGAATTAATTTGAACACAGTGGGTATTGTGGGTGCcatgtcatccaaatatttgACACCACCAAATATTCACAAGTGTAGCCTCTTGATTTGTGTGCAAAGTGAATAACCGGTTACAAATTTGTAAACGGTTATTcgtattttttttcatttttttaatatttttaattaaactttctcattttaataatcatttaaatatttttttaatattaaaaaatattattaatatttttttataaaattgtaagttattttatttaaatgaaataaacTATTAATTAAAGTGACAGTGAGACCTATAAATATTTGATTGGTGAGATATTTGATTGTGAAATGTGAGATTTTTGAGtagtgaaatatttgattgatgATGTGGACTACGAGACCCACAAATATTTGGAGAAAATACATCTACGGCTGTGGATGGCCTAACCGTTGAATTTATCTGGGAGCAAACTTGGGGAAACATGGTTAGTCGGGTGAAACGTGGACACTAAAGTTGTTGCAAAAATAATAATCCACGAAACATTTTAGAATTTCGACACCTAGGCATATCCATTGTCCATATATTATAAacttttttgtttaatttttgtCAGCCCTtatttttttcaagaaaatgacATTCTCAACTACCCAAGTGTATCCATTGCTTtccatatattatatattcaattgtttttttttaattttgatcgattatttttttaggaaaatgatctctttaaaaaaatgattttacaTAATTTAATAATGTATGAACAAATTTATTCAACGTCTCGAAACGTTTAATAAAAAAACTGAATTTAGGAATCAGAGTTTTTAGTGCTTTTACTtcctttttttgaaaattttaataaagatttatcttttcttTCTCTCTTTTTATAACTAtctgaattaaataaaatcataCTCAATATGTAGATTACTTTTTTAACCAAGATAAATTTATTTCCAAAACATATAAGGCAAacaaatcttaaaaaaaaaaatcgtaaaaCCCATCATCGAAATGCAACTCGTATACGGCACTCATAGTCCTACAAAGAAATTCATGCTACAACACAACAAAAAAATGGTACCTCGTGAAACTGTGCTATAAATCTTCTCTTTTCTTGCTTTGTTCTTAAACAGCAACTTTGGTATGTAATCGACTCATACTGATACAAAGTACACAGCCAAAAgttgtaaaaataaaataaaagcaaaGTTTATAATGGTCAATCTTCTATCTGTTTATCGTGACTCCCCCAAAATCGTTGTTCCCATGCTTCTACTTGATGTATATTGTTCTGTTTTCCCTCAAGAACAGAATGAAGTGTCGCCGGATCGTACGGTGGAGGCAGGACGCATGGATCCGAATAGCTAGGCCCTTTAACCAGAGAATCGGTCATGAATTTCTTCTCCAATCCTTTTGCATGGCAAGCCATTGATTCTGAACAGAGTTCGACTGCTTTCTTGGGGACGGTGGGTTTGTAGGTTAAAAGCTTAGCATACTGGTTCAAGAGATGAAACATGTAGTCGTAGACGTAATCCATCTTTAGTTCCTCTAGAATGAATTTGCTTGCAGTCTGGCCGATGGCTTGAGCCTGCTTTCCAGAGTATGAAAGATGTGTGCGATCAAGAGGAGGTGATAATACGAGGGACGATGCAAGAACTCAAATCTTTTTTGCTTTAAAGTAGCTAAAACACTACATTTAGATCGTTTGGTTAATGCTCACACATCACAATAGCATGGGAAGTTGAAATTATGAGACATAGAGGTGGGAACGGGTATTTACGAGTGGAATAACTAATATGTGCTTGCTGTTGACTCTTCCCTTGCAAACAAAGTTTTAGTTTTCAATCAATGGGTCATGGTTTCAGAGAGAGATGAATACCTCTTGTTCGTGGCTATTTCCATAGTCAACTGCATATTTAATTGATCTACATTTATCGTCATCCTTAATCGGCCAGTAATGTTGCAATGGCATCAAATTTCTAGTGAAAAAATCGTAATAATGAGGCTTTACGAGTAACGCCACAGAATTGCATGCCAGAATGTATTTCTCGCTCACGGACCATGCTGACCCTTCAATGTAAATTTTGTATCTGTGTATATTGCATGATGAAAAAAACAAATGAAGCTGTTAATTATGTTACGCAAACAATGAGGAAAAAGGCCCTTGGAGTCGTATACCCATATAAAATAAGCTGCAGTTTTGATACTGGGAAATAACGAACCATATATAAAGTGTTCATCCGTCACACCTGTGAATGCATTGGCTTGCCAAGTCTGATTGCTTGTAACCGCGATCTTGTTCTTGTTTCCAATCCTGCAAATTTATTTTGAGTAATTAATGCTCCAGTGTTCTGACATTTTCCCTGTCAAATGCCAACGGCTGTGAATGAGGAAGGAAGATGCCCTTGAAAACCTTAATTAACATCTGGGGCGGGGTGGGCAATGATGGCAGTACAGCCACCcttcaaatttaaaaatccaaCAACTTTGTAAACTTTTTTTAGAAAATGTATGTTCTACACGTCAAATTACATCAAGGTGCCACTTCTATCAAAATTTTCGGGCAGATCTGTCATCACAATTCTTGTCTGCCTAAGAAAGTGGCATCAAATTAAGTGATTGTTAAATCCCATCACTCCATATAATTGTTTCCTATCCTAATGATCAACTCACTTTCACAGCTCAAAATGGAGCTTCTACGATTCAAAACCTATATAATTAGACGAACTTGTGAACAAATTTCAAGACATCTGTCTATTCCTATTGAAAGTAAAAGtccaaggaaaaattaaacttcaCCTGTGCATATACACGAGCATTCCAATCTTGTTCATCTGAAACGTTACACTTGAGCaaatccatcctggtggcagcaACGGATGGATTTCCCTTCCAGTAAGCATGCGGTTCCCTATCCGTCCATCTAGTCCTCGTGTTTCCTTGTTTGATATCTTTGGACAAATCATCCAACGGTTTTATATTTATCTCCGGCCTAAACAATTAAATATAGTCTATAATTCCACCCATGCTTTGGTCACACTATATGCTATATAATCAAGATTATTATATGTACTCCAATGAAACACAAACTTACCATCCCCAGAACGACCAATCTGGAAACACTATATCATATGTGGCATCGTCGCCACAGTATCTGAACAATGGCGGTGGAGATTTATACTCGGGCTCGTGGAAAGTTTCTTTCTTGATGACCGGCCAGTCTACACAATCAAACATCAACTCCAAATCCGGGACTTTTCCAGGGAACTTCCTTAGCAATTGCAAGATCCCCCAAAGAGTAAATGTATCTCTACTTTGAAACGATTTTCTATATGTTTCCACATATGCTTTCCCTTTTAATATCACCAAACGGAAATTTGCTGTTCGACTTGCACTCATCACCATTTCTTTAGTTATTCCTGTTTCCCTCCATGGCCACAAATCATTGTGAATCCAACGGAAGTAACCAGGACACGAAGGTGGCGGGCTTAAGTAAAGGTCGTTGTTTTCTGATGGTTTTTTGGAAGGGTAATAATTGGCAGGGCAAATTCGAGACAAGGTATCACGTGAACAATTCAGGGGTATTTCTATGATCTGGGGATGGATTTGAAGTGTTTCGGAAGGATGATGGTACATTGTTTTGGTGGTTAATACTGGTTTCTGAGGGTTTTCGGTCATGACCTGCAAGATGAGATATTTTAATTGGATTTAGTCTTTGTTTGAATGGTAGATTTGGGAAGGAATACATACACACAAAGGCATCCACAAGCATATGACTGATGAAATAATGTTAAAGTTTAGACAACTATTTCTTTGCATTCTCTACAAATGTCAGTGCTTTCCAACAAAGGctatatatttattttgttaatatcaactttaccatTTCTTCTACAAAGataacacatacatataaagaACGAAATACAAATTATTGAAGATCACGGTGAAATTTGATCTCATTAAGAGTCAAATATATTTCTCTTgtaaaaataaacatgtatagaACAAACCGAAACAAGAAACATAAACACAATTGCTTCCTCCAATTTAGAATCCAAAATGGCTACATTACTAACTCGATCTGTACCATTATACTAATCAATATAGACCCTAATCAAGATATATTTTAAGTCCAAAACATTGGTAAGTGATACCAAAATTAAAGAATACCTATAAGAAAGGTGACATTAATTAAACTCATATTTAACTCACAATTGATTATCACCGACAGATGTATTTTTCAGTACGTGCATACTTGTTAGTTAGCAGTTAGCAGTTAGATGTAAATGAAGCACGATAGCGCGTATCCAGATGTTACTCAATTCTCAAATTGTATTTAgtccatttttctttttattacaATATATTTAACAATAACCAAACCACTTAATCCATTCTTCTTTACTAAATCATTAAATTTCCTTAAACAAGAAAGTACCAGAATTACCTACCGAACAAGCCAAACGACGCTGTTTAAACCAGAAACATAATCCAGAATAAAGAAACAAAGCCCAGTACTGAACAAGAAGACATAATAATAATAGAATAATACCTCCAAGATTAATGCTACATTCTGAGTAATGCTACATAAGTAGACGAAACTATCGGAGAAATTTGGAGACTCACAGCAACAGAAGATTCCAGGCGGCGCGTGCAAATGAACGCGACGAAAGACACGAGGCAGACGAAAGGGAGGAGGCCTGTCATCGTATATCTTCCAAGTAACCGGCGGATCATTGTTTCCACGAGTTCACTTAAATGTCGATATCCCACTTGTATGCTAAGACTTGGAGGTTGTCGGGCCTTGAGGTTTCAAGATTTTGGAGCTCCAACACTTGGCAGCTGCACCGATTTAGTTTTCTTGAAATCAGCTGGTTCGAAGTTGTTTTTTTACCTTGGAAGCAAAGGGTCGCAAACTTTGACATTCTACGCATTTCACGCACATCCCATCAGCAATTATCTACTTATCTACATATAATAAATACACTTGTGAATTTGTGTTTCTATATTTATTTAACAttcttttttttatgaattaatttataattttttta
This genomic interval from Primulina eburnea isolate SZY01 chromosome 16, ASM2296580v1, whole genome shotgun sequence contains the following:
- the LOC140816417 gene encoding transmembrane ascorbate ferrireductase 1-like, which encodes MAIGVKAVHVSYVAHVLGVVGAILVLVWCISFRGGLAWEATNKNLIFNLHPVLMLIGLIIIGGQAIMSYKCLPLKKPEKKLIHLVLHAVALVLGIIGIYTAFKFHNESNIANLYSLHSWLGIGVISLYGIQWLYGFVIFFYPGGTPLIRKESLPWHVLFGMFVYILAVATAALGYLEKLTFLESSGIAKYGSEAFLVNFTAIVTILYGSFVIFTILSQAPPEVHEYGHGYTAIET
- the LOC140816998 gene encoding uncharacterized protein, coding for MIRRLLGRYTMTGLLPFVCLVSFVAFICTRRLESSVAVMTENPQKPVLTTKTMYHHPSETLQIHPQIIEIPLNCSRDTLSRICPANYYPSKKPSENNDLYLSPPPSCPGYFRWIHNDLWPWRETGITKEMVMSASRTANFRLVILKGKAYVETYRKSFQSRDTFTLWGILQLLRKFPGKVPDLELMFDCVDWPVIKKETFHEPEYKSPPPLFRYCGDDATYDIVFPDWSFWGWPEINIKPLDDLSKDIKQGNTRTRWTDREPHAYWKGNPSVAATRMDLLKCNVSDEQDWNARVYAQDWKQEQDRGYKQSDLASQCIHRYKIYIEGSAWSVSEKYILACNSVALLVKPHYYDFFTRNLMPLQHYWPIKDDDKCRSIKYAVDYGNSHEQEAQAIGQTASKFILEELKMDYVYDYMFHLLNQYAKLLTYKPTVPKKAVELCSESMACHAKGLEKKFMTDSLVKGPSYSDPCVLPPPYDPATLHSVLEGKQNNIHQVEAWEQRFWGSHDKQIED